A window from Kribbella jejuensis encodes these proteins:
- a CDS encoding S1C family serine protease → MSEADLHQPPPAVRPARLLILAIAEGVIVAALVIALIVVSIRHNGGTANASSATGQADPGTAMCPAIPVAEQVLPSIVTISASRGNQAGTGSGQVFRDGGYILTNDHVVSPAAGGGTVAVRYSDGHTSAATIVGRDPSTDLAVLKASDEAKGRSVIGLGSSAQLKVGQPVVALGAPLGLASTVTSGIISALDRYVPVPGDTVTHHLVGAIQTDAAINPGNSGGALVDCAGKLVGVNAAIATVPNAAGVSGGGSVGLGFAIPIDLANPIADQLIKTGKPGHPATGLQVQEIPPALAKASGSTAGLFVLAATGPATKAGLQTGDIITKIDGAAAVSSEQIVVATLTRKVGDTIELTYERAGASNTTTLTLAAP, encoded by the coding sequence ATGTCCGAGGCCGATCTGCACCAGCCCCCGCCTGCTGTCCGCCCGGCCCGGCTTCTGATCCTCGCGATCGCGGAGGGCGTGATCGTCGCCGCGCTCGTGATCGCGCTGATCGTGGTCAGCATCCGCCACAACGGCGGCACGGCCAACGCCTCGTCCGCGACCGGTCAGGCCGATCCGGGTACGGCGATGTGCCCGGCGATCCCGGTCGCCGAACAGGTGCTGCCCTCGATCGTCACGATCTCCGCGAGCCGCGGCAACCAGGCCGGTACCGGTTCGGGCCAGGTGTTCCGCGACGGCGGGTACATCCTCACCAACGACCACGTGGTCTCACCGGCCGCCGGCGGCGGCACGGTCGCGGTCCGGTACAGCGATGGTCACACCTCCGCCGCGACCATCGTCGGCCGTGATCCGAGCACCGACCTCGCGGTGCTGAAGGCCTCCGACGAGGCGAAGGGCCGGTCCGTGATCGGGTTGGGCTCCTCCGCGCAGCTCAAGGTCGGCCAGCCGGTTGTCGCACTCGGCGCTCCGCTCGGGCTCGCGAGCACGGTGACGTCGGGCATCATCAGCGCGCTCGACCGGTACGTACCCGTCCCGGGCGATACCGTCACCCACCACCTGGTCGGCGCGATCCAGACCGACGCCGCGATCAACCCCGGCAACAGCGGCGGCGCCCTGGTCGACTGCGCCGGGAAACTCGTCGGAGTCAACGCGGCGATCGCAACCGTACCGAACGCGGCCGGCGTCAGCGGCGGCGGCAGTGTCGGCCTGGGTTTCGCGATCCCGATCGATCTCGCGAATCCGATCGCCGACCAGCTGATCAAGACCGGGAAGCCCGGCCACCCCGCGACCGGGCTGCAGGTGCAGGAGATCCCACCCGCGCTCGCGAAGGCGTCCGGCTCGACGGCCGGGCTGTTCGTCCTCGCCGCGACCGGCCCGGCGACCAAGGCAGGGCTGCAGACAGGCGACATCATCACGAAGATCGACGGCGCCGCGGCGGTCAGCAGCGAACAGATCGTCGTCGCCACCTTGACCCGAAAGGTTGGTGACACCATCGAATTGACCTACGAGCGCGCAGGCGCCTCAAACACCACCACGCTCACCCTGGCCGCGCCCTGA
- a CDS encoding lysylphosphatidylglycerol synthase domain-containing protein: protein MAESSSPQPATPTQPAARRIPKAVTRLVLVAVVAWLLLRLVRGVDWGEVGHALTHLSGWQIAVLLVAVVFRRAILATPLALLIAGLDYLKAMISDVAAAAVATVAPSPGDVVLRLAMLRSWGIDTTDAASGLALSTTLFYVARLAAPVLGFLIFWAARDFYAPFAWSALVFGAGGVVLLGGLLYALRAERTAAIIGRLLGRLIQWVRRSSPGPAVWAERLVSFQSHSAERMHQRGLLAVLSQLLLIAVEAGVLVLCVGFVGVHLDSPTVLVMFCSFMVIYPLTGLPLMGAGVMDATFAAFVSDHSHVEATDLVAGLLVWRVAVQLLPVVVGLLAVLIWRRLTWNG, encoded by the coding sequence GTGGCCGAGTCCTCCTCGCCCCAGCCGGCGACACCGACCCAGCCGGCTGCCCGGCGGATCCCGAAGGCGGTGACCCGGCTCGTCCTCGTCGCTGTCGTAGCCTGGCTCCTCCTGCGGCTGGTGCGGGGTGTGGACTGGGGCGAGGTCGGCCACGCGCTCACCCACCTCAGCGGCTGGCAGATCGCCGTACTGCTCGTCGCTGTCGTCTTCCGCCGGGCGATCCTCGCGACCCCACTCGCGCTGCTGATCGCCGGTCTCGACTACCTGAAGGCGATGATCAGCGACGTCGCCGCCGCGGCCGTCGCCACCGTCGCTCCGTCGCCCGGTGACGTCGTGCTGCGGCTTGCCATGCTGCGTTCGTGGGGCATCGACACCACCGACGCCGCGTCGGGACTGGCGCTCAGCACGACCCTGTTCTACGTCGCGCGGCTGGCTGCACCGGTACTGGGCTTCCTCATCTTCTGGGCCGCGCGGGACTTCTACGCTCCGTTCGCGTGGTCGGCCCTGGTCTTCGGTGCCGGTGGCGTCGTACTGCTCGGCGGTCTCCTGTACGCCTTACGGGCCGAGCGTACGGCGGCAATCATCGGCAGACTGCTCGGCCGGCTCATCCAGTGGGTACGACGGAGCAGTCCCGGTCCTGCCGTCTGGGCCGAACGACTCGTCTCGTTCCAGTCGCACAGCGCGGAGCGGATGCATCAGCGCGGGCTGCTCGCAGTACTCAGCCAACTGCTCCTGATCGCCGTAGAGGCTGGCGTGCTCGTACTGTGCGTGGGCTTCGTAGGAGTGCACCTGGACAGCCCGACCGTGCTCGTCATGTTCTGCAGCTTCATGGTGATCTATCCGCTGACCGGGCTGCCGCTGATGGGCGCAGGCGTCATGGACGCCACCTTCGCGGCGTTCGTCTCCGACCACAGTCACGTCGAGGCGACAGACCTGGTCGCCGGGCTGCTCGTCTGGCGGGTCGCCGTCCAGCTGCTGCCGGTCGTCGTAGGGCTCCTCGCGGTCCTGATCTGGCGGCGGCTCACCTGGAACGGGTGA
- a CDS encoding glycoside hydrolase 5 family protein: protein MPDPAFGVNYVPRQQWWNAWLDFDEQSIAEDLAAIAALGCDHVRIQCLWPVFQPTPTTVSATAMDRLTVLLDRAHDVGLDVWVTVLNGFLSGWVFRPPWIPKANLFTDASALSAATTLIGAVAELVVSHPAGAGIDLGNEPNMLVGFEPSEVTTADLDNWARTLIVAAHNVAPGLPVVLGADHQPWTTTHTGFTPALLANEPDITTVHAWPYFSGFLDRFGEQNDLAWSIGAYLAQVAAAHQTTPRPIWIQEIGVAPEWVTDVSVEHATERLLRHCLAVPGVSAVTWWASHDIRPEYGGFAPLEYGLGLLDVDNLVKPAGQRFADVIADLREAPRAQAASETVRLAPGTIPDLAFAELWAAAWTDRPPRITR from the coding sequence ATGCCTGATCCTGCCTTCGGCGTCAACTACGTGCCCCGGCAACAGTGGTGGAACGCGTGGCTGGACTTCGACGAGCAGTCCATCGCGGAAGACCTGGCGGCGATCGCTGCGCTCGGGTGTGATCACGTTCGGATCCAGTGCCTGTGGCCTGTCTTCCAGCCGACCCCGACGACCGTGTCGGCCACCGCGATGGACCGGCTGACCGTGCTGCTCGACCGAGCCCACGACGTCGGTCTTGACGTGTGGGTGACTGTGCTCAACGGCTTCCTGTCCGGCTGGGTGTTCCGGCCGCCGTGGATCCCGAAGGCGAACCTCTTCACGGATGCGTCGGCGTTGTCCGCCGCGACGACGTTGATCGGCGCGGTCGCCGAGCTGGTCGTGAGTCATCCGGCGGGCGCCGGCATCGACCTGGGCAACGAGCCCAACATGCTCGTCGGTTTCGAGCCCTCCGAGGTGACCACCGCGGACCTGGACAACTGGGCGCGGACCCTGATTGTTGCCGCGCACAACGTCGCACCCGGTCTGCCGGTCGTCCTCGGTGCGGACCATCAGCCGTGGACCACTACGCATACCGGTTTCACTCCCGCGCTCCTGGCCAACGAGCCCGACATCACGACCGTGCACGCCTGGCCGTACTTCAGCGGATTCCTCGACCGTTTCGGCGAGCAGAACGACCTGGCCTGGTCGATCGGCGCGTACCTCGCCCAGGTCGCCGCCGCACATCAAACGACGCCGAGGCCCATCTGGATCCAGGAGATCGGGGTCGCGCCCGAGTGGGTCACCGACGTCAGCGTCGAGCACGCGACCGAGCGGCTCCTGCGCCACTGTCTCGCGGTGCCCGGCGTCAGCGCGGTCACCTGGTGGGCGTCCCACGACATCCGGCCGGAGTACGGGGGCTTCGCGCCGCTGGAGTACGGGCTCGGACTCCTCGACGTCGACAACTTGGTCAAACCCGCAGGTCAACGCTTCGCCGACGTCATCGCCGACCTTCGTGAAGCGCCCCGGGCTCAGGCCGCTAGCGAGACAGTGCGGCTGGCTCCTGGCACCATTCCGGACCTGGCCTTCGCCGAGCTGTGGGCGGCAGCCTGGACCGACCGTCCCCCACGGATCACCCGCTGA
- a CDS encoding alpha/beta fold hydrolase, translating to METLEVGGGRVLEYVVAGPAGGMPLVLHHGTPGVGMVLDPLAEAAARYGLRFVTHSRPGYRTSTPQAGRTVADVADDVSLLLDAINADDFVTIGWSGGGPHALACAALLPERCRAAAVVAGVAPYHAEGLDWLAGMGAENVAEFGSAATSVEALDKFLAEMGAELKNVQAADVIAAFGDLLSAVDQQALRDGLADYLAESCRASVSHGYDGWRDDDLAFISDWDIDLASIRVPVSIWQGDQDRMVPRDHGRWLGEHVAGATTHLVPGEGHVSLMKNIDAIVAELAGA from the coding sequence GTGGAGACACTCGAGGTTGGTGGTGGGCGGGTTCTGGAGTATGTCGTAGCGGGGCCTGCGGGTGGTATGCCGCTGGTGCTGCATCACGGGACGCCCGGTGTCGGCATGGTGCTCGATCCACTCGCGGAGGCGGCCGCGCGGTACGGGCTGCGGTTCGTCACGCACAGCCGGCCCGGGTACCGGACGAGCACGCCGCAGGCCGGCCGGACCGTTGCGGACGTGGCGGATGACGTCAGCCTGTTGCTCGACGCAATCAACGCCGACGACTTCGTGACGATCGGCTGGTCGGGTGGTGGACCGCACGCCCTCGCCTGCGCGGCATTGCTGCCCGAGCGATGCCGGGCCGCGGCGGTCGTCGCGGGCGTCGCGCCGTACCACGCCGAAGGGCTGGACTGGCTGGCCGGGATGGGTGCGGAGAACGTCGCCGAGTTCGGCTCGGCCGCGACCAGCGTCGAGGCCCTCGACAAGTTCCTCGCCGAGATGGGCGCCGAACTGAAGAACGTGCAGGCCGCCGACGTCATCGCCGCGTTCGGCGACCTGCTGTCGGCGGTCGACCAGCAGGCTCTGCGGGACGGGCTGGCCGACTACCTGGCGGAGTCGTGCCGGGCATCGGTGTCGCACGGGTACGACGGCTGGCGCGACGACGACCTCGCGTTCATCTCCGACTGGGATATCGACCTGGCGAGTATTCGGGTACCGGTCTCGATCTGGCAGGGCGATCAGGACCGGATGGTTCCCCGCGACCACGGCCGGTGGCTCGGCGAGCATGTCGCCGGCGCGACCACACACCTGGTCCCCGGCGAGGGCCACGTCTCGCTGATGAAGAACATCGACGCGATCGTGGCCGAGCTCGCCGGGGCGTGA
- a CDS encoding CehA/McbA family metallohydrolase: MTDVAMNAITRRGLLTAAGAGTIVALAPISFAAAATGTATQVVEGHIAPGPTDFLYLPVNVPRGVQQISVSYNYSKPTVPSGTPGNSCDIGIFDARGFDFDGSGFRGWSGGFRTSFSISRTEATPGYLPGDVMPGTWHVVLGPYQVAPQGMDYHVEVTLTYGDPGPRYVPSYPPTKAKGRGRAWYRGDCHLHTVYSDGRNLPADVAAAARAAGLDFIVSTDHNTSASHGAWGPLAGDDLLIVTGEEITTRNGHWLALGTKPGEWIDWRFRARDGVFDRIQKQVHRAGGLCVSAHLYCPWIGAEWKFGFEGLDATEVWTGPWGWDDDAAVSTWANLLSAAVRENKPWLPAMGNSDAHNPTNVIGLPQNVVLADDLSRDAVLAGIRAGRSWIAESSKVDLEFTATSALGRKAGIGERLKAGATEQVTVSVRVGGVPYGTVRILTDEGQMLQGSLDASGAGAVTWLTTPQAAAFVRAEVRHPLADGSAGHTSMDPGLTFGAMAAMTNPIFLGHG, from the coding sequence ATGACAGACGTTGCCATGAATGCCATCACCCGGAGGGGCCTGCTGACCGCGGCCGGGGCCGGGACGATCGTCGCGCTGGCGCCGATCAGCTTCGCCGCCGCCGCGACCGGTACCGCCACCCAGGTGGTCGAGGGACACATCGCACCAGGGCCGACGGACTTCTTGTACCTGCCGGTCAACGTACCCCGGGGTGTGCAGCAGATCTCGGTCTCCTACAACTATTCCAAGCCCACCGTCCCGTCCGGTACGCCGGGCAACTCGTGCGACATCGGCATCTTCGACGCGCGCGGTTTCGACTTCGACGGGTCCGGCTTCCGCGGCTGGTCCGGTGGATTCCGTACGTCGTTCAGCATCAGCCGGACCGAGGCCACGCCCGGCTACCTGCCCGGTGACGTGATGCCCGGCACCTGGCACGTCGTACTCGGGCCGTACCAGGTCGCGCCACAGGGGATGGACTACCACGTCGAGGTCACCCTCACGTACGGCGATCCCGGTCCGCGCTACGTACCGTCGTACCCGCCGACCAAGGCGAAGGGCCGCGGGCGGGCCTGGTACCGCGGCGACTGCCACCTGCACACGGTGTACTCCGACGGGCGCAACCTGCCCGCCGATGTCGCCGCGGCTGCCCGCGCGGCCGGCCTGGACTTCATCGTGTCGACCGACCACAACACCAGCGCGTCGCACGGCGCCTGGGGCCCGCTGGCCGGCGACGACCTGTTGATCGTGACCGGCGAGGAGATCACGACGCGGAACGGTCACTGGCTCGCGCTCGGCACCAAGCCGGGGGAGTGGATCGACTGGCGGTTCCGGGCCCGCGACGGCGTGTTCGACCGGATCCAGAAGCAGGTGCACCGGGCCGGCGGACTGTGCGTGTCGGCGCACCTGTACTGCCCGTGGATCGGCGCCGAGTGGAAGTTCGGGTTCGAGGGGCTCGACGCGACGGAGGTGTGGACCGGTCCGTGGGGCTGGGACGACGACGCGGCCGTGTCCACCTGGGCCAACCTGTTGAGCGCCGCCGTACGGGAGAACAAGCCGTGGCTGCCCGCGATGGGCAACAGCGACGCGCACAACCCGACCAACGTGATCGGCCTGCCGCAGAACGTCGTGCTCGCCGACGACCTGAGCCGGGATGCCGTGCTGGCTGGTATCCGCGCCGGCCGGAGCTGGATCGCGGAGTCGTCGAAGGTCGATCTGGAGTTCACCGCGACCTCGGCGCTCGGCCGGAAGGCCGGTATCGGTGAGCGGCTGAAGGCGGGTGCCACCGAGCAGGTGACGGTCAGCGTCCGGGTCGGCGGCGTACCATACGGTACGGTACGGATCCTGACCGACGAGGGGCAGATGTTGCAGGGCAGCCTTGACGCGAGTGGGGCCGGTGCCGTCACTTGGCTGACCACGCCGCAGGCGGCGGCGTTCGTGCGGGCGGAGGTCCGGCACCCGCTCGCGGACGGGAGCGCTGGGCACACGTCGATGGATCCGGGGCTCACGTTCGGCGCGATGGCGGCGATGACCAACCCGATCTTCCTGGGCCACGGCTGA
- a CDS encoding HD domain-containing protein, whose product MTSFEIPDTPASTAALEVATEYLSPALLSHSQRVYWWAVGYAERDGLGYDAELLFVAAMFHDVALMPEFDSHTVAFGKAGGHVARVFGAGAGWSRERRDRLSEAIVQHMWPTVDPATDPEGHLLSRAAALDIVGKDPDGLSPSLRTDVLRTFPRLGLDAEFLACFQAQAERKPASSAANAIRTGLADRIGAAVHAH is encoded by the coding sequence GTGACCAGTTTCGAGATTCCTGACACTCCGGCATCGACGGCAGCGCTGGAGGTGGCGACCGAATACCTGTCGCCCGCCTTGCTCAGCCATTCCCAGCGCGTCTACTGGTGGGCCGTCGGGTACGCCGAACGCGACGGCCTCGGCTACGACGCCGAGCTGCTGTTCGTCGCGGCGATGTTCCACGACGTCGCGCTGATGCCCGAGTTCGACAGCCACACGGTCGCGTTCGGGAAGGCGGGAGGCCATGTCGCCCGCGTCTTCGGCGCCGGTGCCGGGTGGTCCCGTGAGCGCAGAGACCGCCTGAGCGAGGCCATCGTTCAGCACATGTGGCCCACCGTGGACCCGGCCACTGACCCTGAGGGACACCTGCTGTCGCGTGCCGCCGCGTTGGACATCGTCGGCAAGGACCCCGACGGACTCAGCCCGTCGCTGCGTACCGACGTACTCCGGACCTTCCCGCGGCTCGGACTCGATGCCGAGTTCCTTGCTTGCTTCCAGGCTCAGGCCGAGCGCAAGCCGGCCAGTTCGGCCGCGAACGCCATCCGCACCGGGCTCGCCGACCGGATCGGGGCCGCGGTCCACGCCCACTGA
- the aqpZ gene encoding aquaporin Z translates to MDSPNAAARIGAEFLGTFWLVFAGCGAAVLAGVVLTPDKVPVGIGYLGVALAFGLTVLTMAFAVGHVSGGHFNPAVTVGLAVARRIEWRWVPTYIVTQVVAASVAGAILLAIANGKDGFSAVDSGFATNGYGDRSPGGYSLLACALVEIVLTAFFLYVILGATDDRAPKGFAPIAIGLSLTLIHLVGIPVTNTSVNPARSLGVAWFAGGSALGQVWLFIVAPLVGAAIAGVSYAAITGARGAEAEIDEGVANNP, encoded by the coding sequence GTGGATTCACCGAATGCTGCTGCTCGGATCGGTGCGGAGTTTCTCGGGACGTTCTGGCTCGTTTTTGCCGGCTGTGGTGCCGCAGTGCTGGCCGGTGTCGTGCTCACCCCGGACAAGGTTCCGGTCGGAATCGGTTATCTCGGGGTCGCGCTGGCTTTCGGGCTGACCGTGCTGACCATGGCCTTCGCCGTCGGTCACGTTTCCGGCGGGCATTTCAATCCGGCGGTCACCGTCGGCCTCGCGGTGGCCAGGCGGATCGAGTGGCGCTGGGTGCCGACGTACATCGTCACCCAGGTCGTTGCCGCCAGCGTGGCCGGCGCGATCCTGCTGGCCATTGCCAATGGCAAGGATGGGTTCAGCGCGGTCGACAGCGGCTTCGCCACGAACGGGTACGGCGACCGCTCGCCGGGCGGGTACTCGCTGCTCGCCTGCGCGCTCGTCGAGATCGTGCTGACCGCGTTCTTTCTGTACGTGATCCTCGGTGCGACCGACGACCGGGCGCCGAAGGGGTTCGCGCCGATCGCGATCGGCCTCTCGCTGACGCTGATCCACCTGGTCGGCATCCCGGTCACCAACACCTCGGTGAACCCGGCCCGCTCGCTCGGCGTCGCCTGGTTCGCCGGCGGCTCCGCGCTCGGCCAGGTCTGGCTGTTCATCGTCGCGCCGCTGGTCGGCGCCGCGATCGCCGGTGTCAGTTACGCGGCGATCACCGGGGCGCGGGGCGCCGAGGCCGAGATCGACGAGGGCGTCGCGAACAATCCGTAG
- a CDS encoding DUF4091 domain-containing protein, whose translation MTATWEFVLCDALVKVHPVRDPRQVSAETRFQAFLGEPASFQLAYRPPLDPGFRDPTPLDVRVEGDAADLVTVSSVDLVPCTFVALPGHDDGYEFDEPGLYPDILRPVPDGKARVLFGSWSALWFDVRTNDPARAGVHDITVVLSAPDGSELHRVSVSVEVTGIELPPLDIVSSHWMHLDALADHYGIEVFSERHWTLIERFMESAVEMGATSLLAPVWTPPLDTAVGTYRTVVQLIDVSKTQDGYEFGFEKLRRWLEVCRRTGIRGVEVAHLFTQWGARATPGIVVDGERAFGWDVEATDPRYRALMEALLPALQAVLDEEWDREYVVFHISDEPSGEDGLASYLAAKAVVADLLKGWTVVDALSEHSFYTSGAVPVPIVATDHVEPFLAQRPERLFVYYCVSQDRDVANRFVGMPSARNRAIGHQLFASGVDGFLHWGFNFWYTWHALRRIDPFADTSAGGAFPSGDPFAVYPGPDGTPWPSIRHRVFAQAMWDHRALQAIRVAQGNDAALDIVDPNRTLRFDRPILDPAHYYASRERMVAALK comes from the coding sequence TTGACCGCCACATGGGAGTTCGTGCTCTGCGATGCGTTGGTGAAGGTGCACCCGGTCCGGGATCCGCGGCAGGTGTCGGCGGAGACGAGGTTCCAGGCGTTCCTGGGCGAGCCGGCGTCGTTCCAGCTGGCGTACCGGCCGCCGCTCGATCCGGGCTTCCGTGATCCCACGCCACTGGACGTGCGCGTCGAGGGGGACGCGGCCGACCTGGTCACGGTGTCGAGCGTCGACCTCGTGCCGTGTACGTTCGTCGCTCTGCCCGGACACGACGACGGCTACGAGTTCGACGAGCCCGGCCTGTATCCCGACATACTGCGTCCCGTTCCGGACGGCAAGGCCCGCGTACTGTTCGGCAGCTGGAGCGCGCTGTGGTTCGACGTACGGACGAACGACCCCGCGCGCGCCGGCGTCCACGACATCACCGTCGTGCTGAGTGCCCCGGACGGCTCCGAGCTGCACCGGGTCTCGGTCAGCGTCGAGGTCACCGGGATCGAGCTGCCGCCGCTCGACATCGTGTCGAGTCACTGGATGCACCTCGACGCACTCGCGGACCACTACGGCATCGAGGTGTTCAGTGAGCGGCACTGGACGCTGATCGAGCGGTTCATGGAGTCCGCGGTCGAGATGGGCGCGACCTCGCTGCTCGCCCCGGTCTGGACGCCGCCGCTCGACACCGCGGTCGGCACGTACCGGACCGTTGTACAGCTGATCGACGTCAGCAAGACACAGGACGGGTACGAGTTCGGCTTCGAGAAGCTGCGCCGGTGGCTCGAGGTCTGCCGCCGTACCGGGATCCGCGGCGTCGAGGTCGCGCATCTGTTCACCCAGTGGGGTGCGCGGGCCACGCCGGGCATCGTCGTCGACGGCGAGCGCGCGTTCGGCTGGGACGTCGAGGCAACAGACCCGCGGTACCGGGCCTTGATGGAGGCCCTGCTTCCGGCGCTGCAGGCGGTGCTCGACGAGGAGTGGGACCGCGAGTACGTCGTCTTCCACATCTCCGATGAGCCGTCAGGTGAGGACGGGCTGGCCAGCTACCTGGCCGCGAAGGCGGTCGTCGCCGATCTCCTCAAGGGCTGGACGGTCGTCGACGCACTCAGCGAGCACTCGTTCTACACCTCCGGTGCCGTACCGGTGCCGATCGTCGCGACCGATCACGTCGAACCGTTCCTCGCGCAGCGTCCGGAGAGGCTGTTCGTCTACTACTGCGTCAGCCAGGACCGCGACGTCGCCAACCGGTTCGTCGGGATGCCGTCGGCGCGGAACCGGGCGATCGGCCATCAACTGTTCGCGTCCGGCGTGGACGGCTTCCTGCACTGGGGCTTCAACTTCTGGTACACCTGGCACGCCCTGCGCCGGATCGACCCGTTCGCGGACACCTCGGCCGGCGGCGCGTTCCCGTCCGGTGACCCATTCGCCGTCTACCCAGGTCCGGACGGTACGCCGTGGCCGTCGATCCGGCACCGGGTCTTCGCCCAGGCGATGTGGGACCACCGCGCGTTGCAGGCGATCCGCGTTGCCCAGGGCAACGACGCCGCGCTGGACATCGTCGACCCGAACCGGACCCTGCGTTTCGACCGGCCGATCCTCGACCCGGCGCACTACTACGCCTCCCGCGAGCGGATGGTTGCCGCACTCAAATAA
- a CDS encoding NADP-dependent oxidoreductase, translating to METTLMRAVATKDRDSALDGLSLTELPKPQPAENDVVVQVHAAGFLKGEPDWPSTWTDRAGRDRTPSVLGHELSGVVVELGHGTTGLTIGQRVFGLTDWGRNGTLAEYTAVEARNLAPLHVDVDHVTAAAIVMPGLTAWQALFDHGRLQAGQTVLVHGAGGSVGSVGIQLAREAGAHVIATGRKSARDQAGSLGAHEFLDLENERLEDAGEVDVVFDVIGGDILNRSTQLLRPGGTLVTVAEPPTVQPRDGRAIFFVVEPDRAQLTQLATRLREGRLVPLVTDVRPLEEAVKAFTERGRSVIKVV from the coding sequence ATGGAAACCACACTCATGCGCGCCGTCGCAACGAAGGACCGGGACTCAGCCCTCGACGGACTGTCGCTGACCGAGCTTCCGAAACCCCAACCCGCCGAGAACGACGTGGTCGTGCAGGTGCACGCCGCCGGCTTCCTCAAAGGCGAGCCGGACTGGCCGTCCACGTGGACCGATCGGGCCGGGCGGGACCGGACGCCGAGCGTGCTCGGCCACGAGTTGTCGGGTGTGGTCGTCGAACTCGGGCACGGCACCACCGGTCTCACCATCGGCCAGCGGGTGTTCGGGCTGACCGACTGGGGACGGAACGGGACGCTCGCCGAGTACACCGCGGTCGAGGCCCGCAACCTCGCTCCGCTGCACGTCGATGTCGATCATGTGACCGCGGCCGCCATCGTGATGCCGGGCCTGACCGCGTGGCAGGCGTTGTTCGATCACGGTCGGCTGCAGGCCGGCCAGACCGTCCTCGTCCACGGCGCGGGTGGCTCCGTCGGCTCGGTCGGCATCCAACTGGCCCGCGAAGCCGGAGCCCATGTCATCGCCACCGGCCGGAAGTCCGCCCGGGACCAGGCCGGCAGCCTCGGCGCCCACGAGTTCCTCGACCTGGAGAACGAGCGGCTCGAGGACGCCGGCGAGGTCGACGTGGTGTTCGACGTCATCGGCGGCGACATCCTGAACCGCTCCACCCAGCTGCTGCGCCCCGGTGGCACCCTCGTCACCGTCGCCGAGCCACCGACGGTCCAGCCGCGTGATGGCCGGGCGATCTTCTTCGTCGTCGAGCCCGACCGCGCCCAGCTGACCCAGTTGGCAACCCGCCTCCGCGAGGGTCGCCTGGTCCCGCTCGTCACCGACGTTCGCCCACTCGAGGAAGCAGTCAAGGCCTTCACCGAACGCGGCCGCTCTGTCATCAAGGTGGTCTAA